Proteins from one Salmo salar chromosome ssa29, Ssal_v3.1, whole genome shotgun sequence genomic window:
- the LOC106590361 gene encoding tomoregulin-1: MSIGYPLSSHGPSAGRFFALLCLLAVSTLPGAQASYPESSECISGKGKDCLDLSEKKSDLRVCDAATCRYGGACQENGADLKCVCQFHCSKKYIPVCGSNGDTYQNECFLRRAACKQQKSISQVSDVACYADGSSGSGDGDDEGSGTGRGKKPTKCVNCKFGAECDVDSEDILCMCNIDCSGHNDNPVCGTDGKSYITPCHVREASCLKQVKIDVKHLGRCPEKGKKKNEDDGSNSKTDLFDTVDIGEDSAYGGVPTLCTEDYANFCEHGQCEIKYSIPTCRCDSGYTGQQCDEIQDFNILYVVPSGQKLHYVLIAAVIGAVQIAIIVAVVMCFTRRCPKTQRGRRQQQHLGHFPSGTSSRMM, from the exons ATGTCCATAGGATATCCCCTCTCATCTCACGGACCCTCAGCAGGCCGTTTTTTCGCTCTCCTCTGCCTTTTGGCCGTCTCTACACTGCCTGGAGCACAAGCCTCTTACCCCGAGAGCAGCGAATGTATCTCAGGAAAAGGCAAGGACTGCTTGG ATTTGTCTGAGAAGAAAAGTGACCTGAGAGTGTGTGACGCTGCGACATGTCGTTACGGGGGGGCATGTCAAGAGAATGGGGCTGACCTGAAATGTGTCTGCCAGTTCCAT TGCTCTAAGAAGTACATCCCTGTTTGTGGGTCCAATGGAGACACCTATCAGAACGAGTGCTTCTTGAGGAGAGCAGCATGCAAGCAGCAGAAGTCCATATCACAGGTGTCTGATGTGGCCTGCTATGCAG ATGGCAGTTCCGGATCAGGCGACGGAG ATGATGAAGGATCAGgcacaggcagagggaaaaagCCCACAAAATGCGTCAACTGCAAGTTTGGAGCAGAATGCGATGTGGACTCTGAGGATATTTT GTGTATGTGCAACATTGACTGCAGTGGCCATAATGACAACCCGGTGTGTGGAACAGACGGAAAATCTTACATTACCCCCTGTCACGTAAGAGAGGCTTCGTGCTTGAAGCAGGTGAAGATTGACGTGAAGCATCTAGGGAGGTGTCCAG aaaAAGGGAAGAAGAAAAATGAAGACGATGGTAGCAACAGCAAGACTGATCTTTTTG ACACGGTAGACATAGGGGAGGATAGCGCTTATGGAGGGGTCCCCACCCTCTGCACAGAGGACTACGCCAACTTCTGTGAACATGGCCAATGTGAAATTAAGTATAGCATCCCCACCTGCCG GTGTGACTCGGGCTACACTGGCCAGCAGTGTGATGAAATCCAAGACTTCAACATCCTGTACGTGGTGCCCAGTGGACAGAAACTCCACTACGTTCTCATAGCAGCCGTCATCGGAGCCGTACAGATCGCCATCATTGTCGCTGTTGTTATGTGTTTCACAAG GAGGTGTCCCAAAACCCAGAGGGGACGAAGACAACAGCAACACCTTGGACACTTTCCCTCTGGGACTTCATCCAGGATGATGTAG